A window from Sulfurovum sp. TSL1 encodes these proteins:
- the rsmI gene encoding 16S rRNA (cytidine(1402)-2'-O)-methyltransferase — protein sequence MLTFIPTPIGNPQDITIRAMKLFEKAELFLCEDTRQTKRLLRLLEERFDMVYPDASFYSFNEHNGKARLEEFGSILGEKEVVYVSDAGMPIISDPGQILVAYAQEHHIPYDVLPGASAVTTAYAASGFEEGKFLFYAFLPHKGKERSAALSEAMSNGYNTVLYEAPHRLEKLLNEIVTLDEDRELFLAKEISKKYQRYYRGTARSLNEEFKELTIRGEWVVIIKAQKSTEKSLSFTEVLSLDLPPKPKAKLLAQLSDKSVKEWYSELTHAT from the coding sequence ATGTTAACATTTATCCCCACACCCATTGGAAATCCACAAGATATTACGATAAGAGCGATGAAGCTTTTTGAAAAAGCAGAACTCTTTTTATGTGAAGATACACGTCAGACCAAACGGCTTTTGCGTTTACTCGAAGAGCGGTTTGATATGGTGTACCCTGATGCATCGTTCTATTCTTTTAATGAGCACAATGGCAAAGCGAGACTTGAGGAGTTTGGCAGCATATTAGGGGAAAAAGAAGTGGTGTATGTCAGTGATGCGGGCATGCCGATCATCTCTGATCCCGGACAGATCCTTGTCGCCTATGCACAGGAACACCACATACCCTACGATGTGCTTCCGGGGGCATCTGCAGTGACCACCGCCTATGCAGCAAGCGGTTTTGAAGAAGGGAAATTTCTATTTTATGCATTTTTGCCACACAAAGGCAAAGAGAGAAGTGCCGCTTTAAGCGAAGCCATGAGCAATGGCTACAACACCGTACTCTATGAAGCGCCTCATCGTCTGGAAAAGCTTTTAAATGAGATCGTGACACTGGATGAGGATAGAGAACTTTTTCTGGCAAAAGAGATCAGTAAAAAGTATCAAAGATACTATCGGGGTACCGCCCGATCGCTCAATGAAGAATTCAAAGAGCTGACCATACGCGGCGAATGGGTAGTGATCATCAAAGCCCAAAAAAGTACAGAAAAAAGCCTTAGCTTTACCGAGGTGCTGAGTTTGGACCTCCCGCCTAAACCTAAAGCGAAACTTTTGGCGCAGCTTAGTGATAAAAGTGTCAAAGAGTGGTATAGTGAACTCACACATGCTACTTAA
- a CDS encoding YajQ family cyclic di-GMP-binding protein, protein MAKDHYFDISAKLDMMELKNALVMAEKEVATRFDFKGLVAEFKLNEAAKTLSLSSSTDSKIDALKDILISKLIKRGIAGKSLEEVKTEGISGGNVKVIYRIVDTIDKDEAKKIVKAIKELKIKVTPSIQGDEVRVSGKKIDDLQAVMAEVKKLDLKAPLVFGNFK, encoded by the coding sequence ATGGCAAAAGATCACTATTTCGACATATCAGCTAAACTGGATATGATGGAGCTTAAAAATGCGCTTGTGATGGCTGAGAAAGAGGTTGCTACGCGGTTTGATTTTAAGGGTTTGGTAGCTGAGTTCAAGCTCAATGAGGCTGCTAAGACTTTGAGCCTCAGTTCTTCTACGGATTCAAAGATTGATGCACTCAAAGATATACTTATCTCTAAACTGATCAAAAGAGGTATCGCAGGAAAGTCACTTGAAGAGGTGAAAACTGAGGGTATATCGGGAGGTAACGTAAAAGTGATCTACCGTATCGTTGACACGATCGATAAAGATGAAGCGAAAAAGATCGTTAAAGCGATCAAAGAGTTGAAGATAAAGGTCACACCATCTATACAGGGTGATGAAGTACGTGTATCGGGTAAAAAGATAGATGATCTCCAAGCGGTGATGGCTGAAGTGAAGAAGTTGGATCTGAAGGCACCGTTGGTGTTTGGGAATTTTAAATAA
- the rlmB gene encoding 23S rRNA (guanosine(2251)-2'-O)-methyltransferase RlmB — protein MIIYGKQVCMHALEQHSEKIKTVYVAKKGILPKELFHQYHDKIKFLEEKWAQSMSKGGNHQGILVEMAEFEQSALTEIKKNDFIVVLDGLTDVGNIGAIVRSAYALGADAVIAAGVKQLNFAAIARTSSGAMLDMPFMIAANILDTFNELQQLGFTFYGASMDGENVQESTFDTKRVLVLGSEGRGLSKKVIAKLDHRVSIEMKHAFDSLNVSAAAAILIHRMGYAIK, from the coding sequence ATGATTATATATGGAAAACAAGTCTGTATGCATGCCCTGGAGCAGCATTCAGAGAAAATAAAAACTGTCTATGTTGCTAAGAAAGGGATACTCCCCAAAGAGCTGTTCCATCAATACCATGATAAGATCAAGTTCTTAGAAGAGAAATGGGCCCAATCTATGAGCAAGGGCGGAAATCACCAGGGCATACTTGTGGAGATGGCCGAGTTTGAACAAAGTGCTCTGACCGAGATCAAAAAAAATGATTTCATTGTCGTACTGGACGGTTTAACCGATGTGGGGAACATAGGGGCCATCGTACGATCGGCCTATGCACTCGGTGCGGATGCTGTGATCGCGGCAGGGGTCAAGCAGCTTAATTTTGCTGCCATAGCACGTACAAGTTCCGGGGCCATGCTGGATATGCCTTTTATGATCGCAGCGAACATCTTGGATACATTTAATGAACTTCAGCAACTTGGCTTTACCTTCTATGGTGCCTCGATGGATGGAGAAAATGTGCAGGAGTCGACCTTTGATACCAAACGTGTGCTTGTGTTGGGAAGTGAAGGCAGGGGACTTTCCAAAAAGGTCATCGCCAAACTGGACCACAGGGTATCGATAGAGATGAAGCATGCATTTGACTCATTGAATGTGAGCGCAGCTGCAGCGATTTTAATACATAGGATGGGTTATGCAATTAAATGA
- a CDS encoding LL-diaminopimelate aminotransferase, with protein sequence MFDEIQFEKINRLPKYLFAEINEIKMDLRRKGVDIIDFSMGNPDASTPQPIIDKLCETAQKPKTHGYSASKGIYKLRLAMSKWYKRKYNADLDPDTEIVATMGSKEGYVHLVQAISNPGDVAIVPDPTYPIHSQAFILAGANVEKMQLIFDEETFEVDEDRFLADVEESLDNSVPQAKFLVVNFPHNPTTATVTPQFYERLVALAKRKRFYIISDIAYADITFDGYTTPSIMSVEGAKDVAVESYTLSKSYNMAGWRVGFIVGNKKLIGALQSIKSWLDYGMFTPIQVAATVALDEHGYIPDEQIIPRYEKRRDVMIEAFTNAGWPLATPSASMFIWGKIPEIARDMGSLEFSKQLLLHAGVAVSPGIGFGKYGDEYVRIALIENENRIRQAARNIKKFLKELEEAKKNG encoded by the coding sequence ATGTTTGATGAAATTCAATTTGAGAAAATAAACCGGTTGCCAAAGTATCTTTTTGCAGAGATCAATGAGATTAAAATGGATTTGAGAAGAAAAGGGGTGGATATCATAGATTTTTCTATGGGGAATCCTGACGCTTCTACACCGCAACCTATCATCGATAAACTATGTGAAACTGCACAAAAACCCAAAACACACGGGTACAGTGCAAGTAAAGGGATCTATAAACTTCGTTTGGCAATGAGTAAGTGGTATAAGCGCAAGTATAATGCAGATCTCGATCCGGACACGGAGATCGTTGCGACCATGGGGAGTAAAGAGGGGTATGTGCACCTTGTTCAGGCGATTTCCAATCCCGGTGATGTTGCAATCGTTCCGGACCCTACCTATCCTATTCACTCTCAGGCATTTATTTTGGCTGGAGCCAATGTTGAGAAGATGCAGCTTATTTTTGATGAAGAGACATTTGAGGTTGATGAAGACAGATTTCTGGCTGATGTAGAAGAGTCGCTGGACAATTCTGTCCCTCAGGCAAAATTTTTAGTGGTAAACTTTCCACACAACCCGACCACAGCGACAGTGACACCACAGTTTTATGAGAGACTGGTAGCTCTGGCTAAAAGAAAACGTTTTTATATTATCTCTGATATCGCATATGCGGATATCACATTTGACGGATACACGACACCATCTATCATGAGCGTGGAAGGTGCAAAAGATGTGGCTGTTGAGTCGTATACCCTTTCAAAGTCTTATAACATGGCAGGCTGGAGAGTAGGTTTCATCGTAGGAAATAAAAAACTTATCGGTGCGCTACAGAGTATCAAGTCATGGTTGGATTATGGGATGTTCACCCCGATCCAGGTGGCTGCGACCGTAGCGCTCGATGAACATGGGTATATACCCGATGAGCAGATCATTCCTCGTTATGAAAAAAGACGTGACGTGATGATCGAAGCATTTACCAATGCAGGATGGCCATTGGCAACACCAAGTGCTTCTATGTTCATCTGGGGCAAAATACCTGAGATAGCAAGAGATATGGGTTCTTTGGAATTCTCAAAACAGCTTCTTCTTCATGCAGGGGTTGCTGTAAGTCCCGGTATAGGATTTGGTAAATACGGGGATGAGTATGTACGTATCGCACTGATAGAAAATGAGAACCGTATCCGTCAAGCTGCACGAAATATCAAGAAGTTCCTAAAAGAGCTGGAAGAGGCGAAAAAGAATGGTTAA
- a CDS encoding 16S rRNA (uracil(1498)-N(3))-methyltransferase — MLYLYQKEAGQPQLTLLGDEHRYIFKVRRHKVEDTLYLRNLEDGLLHRYLITYMDKHSVNLELQESQTLEIKAQVPLHIGWCVIDPKNIEKVLPSLNEMGVEKITFIYCARSQKSFKPDFKRWEKILLNSSQQSGRSVMMQLHAAESLEAFIAENPQSYLLNFSENTLSSELSIDTIVVGCEGGVTEDEVALFAPERMIGFDTPLVLKSESAVCAVAAKILL; from the coding sequence ATGTTGTATCTTTATCAGAAAGAGGCAGGGCAGCCTCAGCTTACCCTGCTTGGAGACGAGCATCGTTACATTTTCAAAGTACGCAGACATAAGGTAGAGGATACTTTGTATCTTCGTAACCTTGAAGATGGACTCCTTCATCGCTATCTGATCACCTACATGGATAAACACTCCGTCAACCTTGAACTGCAAGAGAGTCAAACACTTGAGATCAAAGCACAAGTACCGTTGCATATTGGTTGGTGTGTGATCGACCCTAAAAATATAGAAAAGGTCCTTCCCTCTTTGAATGAAATGGGTGTAGAGAAGATCACGTTTATCTACTGTGCCCGTTCACAAAAAAGTTTCAAACCGGATTTCAAACGATGGGAAAAGATCCTTTTAAACTCTTCTCAGCAGTCCGGACGCAGTGTGATGATGCAGTTGCATGCAGCCGAAAGCCTTGAAGCGTTTATCGCTGAAAATCCCCAAAGTTATCTTCTGAACTTTTCAGAAAATACACTCTCATCAGAACTCAGTATCGATACGATCGTGGTCGGATGCGAAGGGGGAGTGACGGAGGATGAAGTAGCGCTTTTTGCACCGGAGAGAATGATCGGGTTTGATACGCCTTTGGTACTCAAAAGTGAGAGTGCTGTGTGTGCGGTCGCTGCAAAAATACTCCTCTAA
- a CDS encoding DUF4395 domain-containing protein: protein MNLQSFLWEYGAKVPGYDVRVINEREARAAAGILGTLGMIVIFVGIGFNHTMVARVYLAFLFVDFTARIISPNYSPSLLLGKLVVQNQKPEYVGGLQKRFAWTLGWLISLPMMWWFVIHWDINFYKVLICVLCLLLTFLESAFGICVGCKLYKIMTKIDPAHCPGGVCEIRKKEPIQMFSPIQKVITALTVIGLVVGTYFFLAYTKPTTFFGEFLHEAVLTDSQLQKEKDAEFQREMEKEFGDDEEW, encoded by the coding sequence TTGAACCTACAAAGTTTTTTATGGGAATATGGGGCAAAAGTCCCCGGATATGATGTTCGAGTCATCAATGAAAGAGAGGCAAGGGCTGCAGCAGGGATCCTTGGAACGCTGGGGATGATCGTTATATTTGTCGGTATAGGATTTAACCACACTATGGTAGCAAGGGTCTATCTGGCATTCTTATTTGTTGATTTCACGGCGAGGATCATAAGCCCCAACTACTCTCCCTCGTTACTTTTGGGAAAACTGGTGGTACAAAACCAAAAACCGGAGTATGTAGGCGGATTGCAAAAACGCTTTGCATGGACACTGGGCTGGCTGATATCCCTTCCTATGATGTGGTGGTTCGTGATACACTGGGATATCAATTTTTACAAAGTGTTGATCTGTGTGCTTTGCCTGCTGCTTACATTTCTGGAAAGTGCGTTTGGAATCTGTGTAGGGTGTAAGCTATACAAGATCATGACCAAAATAGATCCGGCACACTGTCCCGGAGGTGTCTGTGAAATACGTAAAAAAGAGCCTATACAAATGTTCAGTCCGATACAAAAAGTGATCACTGCTTTAACCGTGATCGGACTGGTTGTGGGAACCTATTTCTTTTTGGCGTATACAAAACCTACCACATTCTTCGGTGAATTTCTCCATGAAGCGGTTTTAACAGATTCGCAACTTCAAAAAGAGAAAGATGCTGAGTTTCAAAGAGAGATGGAAAAAGAGTTTGGGGATGATGAAGAGTGGTAG
- a CDS encoding OFA family MFS transporter: MVKKVKNRWFMALAAMAIHISIGSVYAWSVYVKPIQSTMNWTLTDVTITFSIAIFFLGLSAALMGKFVERKGPRVAATLAAVLFGLGTVGSGLAIYLGSKLLLYFTYGVLGGAGLGIGYISPVSMLVKWFPDRRGMATGLAIMGFGFASAISGPAIKVLIDAVGISSTFYILGSIYFLVMFTAAQYLANPPEGYMPAHFTAAINAGKKKLKEDLVNITRDEAVKTARFYGLWIMLFINVTCGIAIISVASPLLQEVIGISALAAASAVGLMGIFNGAGRIAWASISDYLTRPVVFVLFFITQIVAFYMLTTVTSILLFQVLLYYIMTCYGGAFASVPAYIGDIFGTKELGAIHGYILTAWALAGLVGPIIIAYVKDTTGSYTGTLYVFVGLFVVALMTSLLMLANIKKIKKNQAIA, from the coding sequence ATGGTGAAAAAAGTTAAAAACCGCTGGTTCATGGCCCTGGCTGCGATGGCCATTCATATCTCTATAGGCTCTGTGTATGCATGGAGCGTCTACGTCAAACCTATACAGTCCACCATGAACTGGACACTTACCGATGTAACGATCACCTTTTCTATTGCGATCTTCTTTCTGGGTCTCTCTGCCGCGCTGATGGGTAAATTTGTAGAGCGTAAAGGACCCAGAGTGGCTGCGACACTTGCCGCTGTTTTATTCGGGCTGGGGACTGTGGGTTCGGGTCTGGCTATCTACCTGGGATCAAAACTGCTTCTCTATTTCACTTACGGTGTTCTAGGAGGAGCCGGTCTTGGTATAGGATATATTTCTCCTGTCTCCATGCTGGTGAAATGGTTCCCGGACAGACGGGGTATGGCAACAGGACTTGCCATCATGGGCTTTGGTTTTGCCTCTGCTATCTCAGGACCTGCCATCAAGGTACTGATCGATGCCGTAGGTATCTCTTCAACGTTTTATATCCTGGGTTCTATCTACTTCCTTGTGATGTTTACCGCAGCACAATATCTCGCTAATCCTCCAGAAGGGTATATGCCGGCACATTTCACTGCTGCCATCAATGCGGGTAAAAAGAAGCTCAAAGAAGATCTGGTAAACATTACACGTGATGAAGCCGTCAAAACTGCCAGATTTTATGGGCTTTGGATCATGCTTTTTATCAATGTAACCTGCGGTATTGCCATTATCTCTGTAGCTTCCCCGCTCCTGCAGGAAGTGATCGGTATCTCTGCTTTGGCTGCAGCCTCAGCCGTAGGACTTATGGGTATCTTCAACGGTGCAGGTAGAATTGCATGGGCAAGTATCTCAGATTACCTTACAAGACCTGTCGTCTTTGTACTTTTCTTTATCACACAGATCGTTGCATTCTATATGCTGACAACCGTGACAAGTATACTGCTCTTCCAGGTACTCCTTTATTATATCATGACATGTTACGGCGGTGCATTCGCTTCCGTTCCTGCATACATCGGCGATATATTCGGTACCAAAGAACTTGGTGCTATTCACGGGTATATCCTCACTGCCTGGGCTTTGGCAGGTCTTGTAGGGCCTATCATTATCGCTTATGTCAAAGATACAACAGGGAGTTATACGGGTACGCTTTATGTCTTTGTCGGTCTTTTCGTTGTTGCCCTTATGACCTCTCTACTCATGCTTGCAAACATCAAAAAAATTAAAAAAAATCAAGCAATAGCTTAG
- a CDS encoding homoserine dehydrogenase codes for MVKVGILGVGTVGASVAKILEENGDIIEARAGEKIVVKSGVVKNLSKERGVSITLSDDPYDVIDDPEIDIVIELMGGVEEPYALVKKALENGKAVVTANKALLAYHRYELQEIAGDIPLMYEASTAGGIPIIGALRNGLSANHIESIQGIMNGTCNYMLTKMINEGAQYDEILKESQELGYAEADPSFDVGGFDASHKLLILASIAYGLDAKPEDILIEGIENITQTDVSFAKEFGYEIKLLGIAKKVGQGVELRVHATMIPQESMIAKVDGVMNAVTVVGDRVGETMYYGPGAGGDATASAVIADIVDIVRGNQGPMLGYKKGLESGLKLLPKEDIVTQYYLRLEVDDKSGVLAAITSTLGKFDISIEAMLQKPTKNDEIAKLLFTTHTCKESKMQDAIIALEKLDVVHGKIAMIRIEK; via the coding sequence ATGGTTAAAGTAGGGATTCTAGGTGTAGGTACAGTCGGTGCAAGTGTTGCAAAGATACTTGAAGAGAACGGTGACATTATCGAAGCGAGAGCCGGAGAAAAGATCGTTGTAAAATCTGGTGTGGTAAAAAATCTTTCCAAAGAGAGAGGGGTAAGCATTACGCTGAGCGATGATCCCTACGATGTGATCGATGATCCTGAGATCGACATCGTTATAGAATTGATGGGTGGTGTGGAAGAGCCTTATGCACTTGTCAAAAAAGCACTTGAAAACGGTAAAGCGGTGGTCACTGCGAACAAGGCACTGCTTGCATACCATCGTTATGAGCTTCAGGAGATAGCCGGTGACATCCCTTTGATGTATGAAGCAAGTACGGCTGGCGGTATACCTATCATCGGTGCATTGCGTAACGGGCTTTCTGCGAACCACATAGAGTCTATCCAGGGGATCATGAACGGTACATGTAACTATATGCTTACCAAGATGATCAATGAGGGTGCACAGTATGATGAGATCCTTAAAGAGTCTCAGGAGCTAGGGTATGCAGAGGCTGACCCTTCGTTTGATGTGGGTGGGTTTGATGCTTCGCACAAATTGCTTATTTTGGCAAGTATCGCCTATGGGTTGGATGCAAAACCTGAAGATATCCTCATTGAAGGTATAGAGAATATCACGCAAACGGATGTCTCTTTTGCAAAAGAGTTCGGTTATGAGATCAAATTGCTCGGTATAGCCAAAAAAGTGGGTCAGGGGGTAGAGCTCAGAGTCCATGCTACCATGATACCGCAAGAGTCCATGATCGCCAAAGTGGACGGTGTGATGAATGCCGTTACGGTGGTAGGTGACCGCGTAGGTGAAACGATGTACTACGGACCAGGTGCAGGCGGTGATGCGACTGCTTCAGCCGTGATAGCGGACATTGTGGACATTGTTCGTGGGAACCAGGGGCCTATGCTCGGGTATAAAAAAGGTTTAGAGAGCGGGTTGAAGCTTCTGCCTAAAGAGGATATCGTGACCCAGTACTACCTAAGACTGGAAGTGGATGATAAAAGCGGTGTACTGGCCGCGATCACTTCAACCCTTGGGAAATTTGATATCTCTATAGAAGCGATGCTGCAAAAACCTACGAAAAATGACGAGATAGCCAAACTGCTCTTTACGACACATACCTGTAAAGAGAGTAAAATGCAAGATGCCATCATCGCTTTAGAAAAACTGGATGTGGTACATGGTAAGATCGCTATGATAAGGATAGAGAAGTAA
- the rpmE gene encoding 50S ribosomal protein L31 produces the protein MRKEIHPDYVECKVTCACGNTFQTKTNKEALSIDICNECHPFFTGSEKILDAAGRVEKFKNKYKLS, from the coding sequence ATGAGAAAAGAAATTCACCCAGATTACGTTGAGTGTAAAGTGACATGTGCGTGTGGTAACACGTTTCAGACTAAAACAAATAAAGAAGCGTTAAGTATTGATATTTGTAATGAATGTCACCCGTTCTTCACAGGTTCTGAAAAGATTCTTGATGCTGCAGGTAGAGTAGAGAAGTTCAAGAACAAATATAAATTAAGTTAA